Proteins from a genomic interval of Arachis hypogaea cultivar Tifrunner chromosome 10, arahy.Tifrunner.gnm2.J5K5, whole genome shotgun sequence:
- the LOC112716204 gene encoding probable nucleoredoxin 3: protein MAGFQAEYIDDYDILKIFAAEGVEFLVSSEGKVPLSECDGKIICLFFSANWCRPCRAFIPHLIELYGTLRKRGLNLEIIFISLDHDEDGFKEHLKSMPWLAVPFDAKLHRRFINKYQVDRIPSFRPLYPDGTIVEDDLIVTIEDYGADSFPFTRKRYEELKAKDRKKREEANLEELLADEGRDFLITGDDRKVPISQLVGKTIGLYFCAYWSPPCRAFTIQLMDLYNNLKAAKGDCCEVVLISTDRDLKEFNVNRSNMPWLAIPYEDKTRHDLCRIFDIKGIPALVFVGPDGKVTSTNGKFIVSSYGAEAFPFTESRIRDLEAALRKEGEALPQQFEDVKHEHVLKLDMAKAYVCDSCKEKGKFWAFSCDVCDYDLHPSCVEKVNKD from the exons ATGGCAGGGTTTCAAGCTGAATATATTGATGACTATGATATTTTGAAGATATTTGCTGCTGAAGGTGTTGAGTTCCTTGTATCAAGTGAAGGGAAG GTACCCTTGTCGGAATGCGATGGGAAAATCATTTGCCTATTTTTCTCTGCAAATTGGTGCAGACCTTGCAGAGCATTCATTCCCCATCTGATTGAACTCTATGGTACACTGAGAAAGAGAGGCCTAAATTTGGAGATTATCTTCATCTCTTTAGATCATGATGAGGATGGTTTTAAGGAACACTTGAAGAGTATGCCATGGCTAGCTGTCCCTTTTGATGCAAAGTTGCATAGAAGATTCATCAACAAATACCAAGTTGATCGAATCCCATCATTCCGTCCATTATATCCTGATGGAACGATAGTTGAAGACGATTTAATTGTGACCATTGAGGATTATGgtgctgattcttttcccttcaCAAGGAAGAGATATGAGGAATTGAAAGCCAAGGATAGAAAGAAACGCGAAGAAGCAAATTTGGAGGAATTATTGGCAGACGAGGGACGCGACTTTCTTATCACTGGAGATGATAGAAAG GTACCAATATCTCAACTTGTTGGTAAAACTATAGGCCTCTACTTTTGTGCCTATTGGTCTCCTCCATGTCGCGCATTCACCATCCAACTCATGGATTTATACAACAATCTCAAGGCTGCAAAAGGTGACTGCTGCGAGGTTGTTTTAATCTCGACGGATAGAGACCTGAAGGAGTTCAATGTCAACAGAAGTAATATGCCATGGCTCGCCATCCCATACGAGGACAAAACTAGGCATGACCTTTGTAGGATCTTTGACATAAAAGGAATTCCGGCTTTGGTCTTCGTCGGACCAGATGGCAAAGTGACTAGTACCAATGGGAAGTTTATTGTCTCCTCATATGGTGCAGAAGCGTTCCCCTTCACCGAATCACGGATAAGGGATCTAGAAGCAGCTCTTAGAAAGGAAGGAGAGGCTTTGCCGCAACAGTTCGAGGATGTCAAGCATGAACATGTGCTGAAGTTGGATATGGCCAAAGCATATGTATGTGATTCCTGTAAAGAGAAAGGGAAATTCTGGGCATTCTCTTGTGATGTTTGTGACTATGATCTACACCCAAGTTGTGTAGAAAAGGTCAACAAAGACTAA